The following coding sequences are from one Eucalyptus grandis isolate ANBG69807.140 chromosome 11, ASM1654582v1, whole genome shotgun sequence window:
- the LOC120289754 gene encoding G-type lectin S-receptor-like serine/threonine-protein kinase At2g19130: MYQALLASGDLKSARIVLSKMPKDDPHVRLIIQESQTVYAKMSFDHPTDTWLPGAKVGFNILTSNKKVLVAWRNLHDPAPGMFSAFAGVEGRAQYSLYKRSEAYGNSGDWTGDEFRHQRSVMVETCTYAYTTNCLLWTDAKFVVEHSADDAISRDFHVRITALDSEETFLVVLSISLVAIKMRRPAYAVDDHLMHFEYRVLKKATNNFSEKIGEGGFSSVFRGALPDSTPIAVKKLMNQSQKRFQHLDWKTRYGTAIRIAKGLEYPHERCRDCILHYDIKPENMLLDSELEPQIADFCLAKLMGWEVSSVITTVRGARGYLAPEWISGGAITSKVDVLSYGKLLFEIISGKRNIEELNSDMRDYLPLQVANSLARGEEVLPLVDCRLNGQVEMEELCRACKVACWCIQDSERDRPTMSQIKRDVEMQGDFISSLIKEVERAKFTNIK, encoded by the exons ATGTATCAAGCCCTTCTGGCTTCAGGAGACCTCAAGTCTGCAAGGATTGTGCTGAGCAAAATGCCCAAGGACGATCCCCACGTGCGCCTCATCATCCAAGAATCCCAAACGGTGTATGCCAAGATG AGTTTCGATCATCCGACTGATACGTGGTTGCCTGGTGCCAAGGTTGGATTCAATATACTTACGTCCAACAAGAAAGTTTTGGTGGCATGGAGAAATTTACATGATCCAGCTCCCGGGATGTTCTCTGCATTCGCGGGAGTGGAAGGAAGAGCTCAGTATTCGCTATATAAAAGGTCGGAAGCCTACGGGAATAGTGGCGACTGGACTGGTGATGAATTCAGGCATCAGCGCTCAGTAATGGTAGAAACGTg TACTTATGCTTACACTACCAACTGTCTGCTATGGACGGATGCCAAATTTGTAGTTGAACATTCAGCCGATGATGCAATTTCAAGAGATTTCCATGTCCGGATCACAGCGTTGGACTCGGAAGAGA CTTTTCTCGTGGTCCTTAGCATTTCGCTGGTGGCTATTAAGATGAGACGGCCTGCTTATGCAGTAGACGATCATTTGATGCATTTTGAATATCGAGTTCTGAAGAAGGCAACAAATAACTTCTCTGAGAAAATCGGGGAAGGTGGGTTTAGTTCTGTTTTCAGGGGAGCACTGCCAGATTCAACTCCCATAGCAGTGAAGAAACTCATGAACCAAAGCCAAA AAAGGTTCCAACACCTCGATTGGAAAACCAGATACGGCACTGCCATCCGGATTGCTAAAGGATTGGAGTACCCCCATGAAAGGTGTCGGGATTGCATCTTACACTATGACATCAAACCAGAGAATATGCTGTTGGATTCAGAACTCGAACCACAGATTGCTGATTTCTGCCTCGCAAAACTCATGGGATGGGAAGTCAGCAGCGTCATTACCACCGTGAGGGGAGCCAGAGGGTACCTTGCTCCAGAATGGATTTCGGGAGGAGCCATCACGTCGAAAGTCGACGTTCTCAGCTACGGAAAGCTGCTCTTTGAGATCATATCGGGAAAGAGAAACATCGAGGAGCTAAACAGTGATATGCGCGATTATCTACCGCTCCAGGTAGCCAATTCACTAGCCAGAGGAGAAGAAGTCTTGCCACTCGTGGACTGCAGATTGAACGGACAGGTGGAGATGGAAGAATTGTGCAGAGCATGCAAAGTCGCTTGCTGGTGCATTCAAGACAGCGAGCGTGATAGACCAACCATGTCTCAG ATAAAGAGGGATGTGGAGATGCAGGGAGACTTCATCAGCTCCCTGATCAAAGAGGTCGAGAGAGCCAAGTTCACAAACATCAAGTAG
- the LOC104427273 gene encoding LOW QUALITY PROTEIN: senescence-specific cysteine protease SAG39 (The sequence of the model RefSeq protein was modified relative to this genomic sequence to represent the inferred CDS: substituted 1 base at 1 genomic stop codon) has translation MASLRNRCCILVTLIFLLGAWTCQAAGRTLQQDDPMYEMHEQWMARYGRVCTDMDERQSRFQIFKANTRLIESFNRGSGKPYKLSVNQFADLTNEEFKARNRFKSHVCSAEAASFKYGNGTAVPSSMDWRKKGAVTPVKNQGQCGCCWAFSAVAAVEGVHEITTGKLISLSEQELVDCDVRSXDQGCEGGWMDSAFQFVEKHGLTTEMNYPYTGTDGKCNAKRESNRAVTIKGYEDVPANSEEALLKAVANQPVSVAIDAGGFEFQFYSSGVFTGACGTDLDHGVTAVGYGTSDNSTKYWLVKNSWGAEWGEEGYIRMQRDVTAKEGLCGIAMKASYPTA, from the exons ATGGCATCGTTGAGAAACCGATGCTGCATCCTAGTGACTCTGATCTTCCTTTTGGGAGCTTGGACTTGCCAAGCCGCGGGTCGCACCCTCCAGCAAGACGATCCCATGTACGAGATGCACGAGCAATGGATGGCCCGTTACGGGCGTGTGTGCACGGACATGGACGAGAGGCAAAGCCGTTTCCAGATATTCAAGGCAAACACACGACTGATTGAGTCGTTTAATCGGGGAAGTGGCAAGCCTTACAAGCTAAGCGTCAATCAGTTTGCCGACCTCACGAATGAAGAATTCAAGGCGAGGAACCGATTCAAGTCACACGTGTGCTCCGCCGAGGCCGCGTCTTTCAAGTACGGAAATGGCACCGCGGTGCCTTCCAGCATGGattggagaaagaaaggagcCGTGACCCCTGTTAAGAACCAAGGCCAATGTG GATGTTGTTGGGCTTTTTCAGCCGTGGCAGCGGTGGAAGGAGTCCATGAAATAACCACAGGTAAGTTGATTTCCCTTTCCGAGCAAGAATTGGTCGACTGCGACGTCCGCAGCTAGGACCAAGGATGCGAAGGCGGTTGGATGGATAGCGCGTTCCAATTCGTCGAGAAGCACGGCCTCACTACTGAGATGAATTACCCCTACACAGGCACGGACGGTAAGTGCAATGCAAAACGGGAATCCAACCGTGCCGTGACCATAAAGGGATACGAAGACGTTCCTGCCAATAGCGAGGAGGCGTTGCTGAAAGCTGTCGCTAACCAGCCGGTTTCTGTGGCCATCGATGCCGGAGGATTTGAGTTCCAATTCTACTCCAGCGGCGTGTTCACCGGAGCCTGTGGGACAGATTTGGACCATGGTGTCACCGCCGTCGGGTACGGGACCAGCGACAACAGTACCAAGTATTGGTTGGTGAAGAACTCGTGGGGCGCGGAATGGGGGGAGGAAGGGTACATAAGGATGCAGAGAGATGTTACCGCCAAGGAAGGCCTCTGCGGCATAGCAATGAAGGCATCTTATCCTACTGCATGA
- the LOC104452609 gene encoding uncharacterized protein LOC104452609 translates to MAEKGGKGHSLPGKAAKSSLKSTTPNGASAKGKDDGSGKPKKGRKVQFDSEGLGDGIFWFSSGSKADSLLKMSVSEFIIFGLFLWIYCLAVPCGFGCLRCVICYLLRADYFVLAICVFSLVNLGKGGKGDKTGRAAKSSAPKEQPPLELRVEQELPKHAKCLMDCEAAEILQGIQEQMVVLSEDPTVKIPV, encoded by the exons ATGGCGGAGAAGGGAGGGAAGGGGCATTCGCTGCCCGGCAAAGCGGCCAAGTCCTCGCTCAAGTCCACCACTCCCAACGGAG CGTCCGCGAAGGGCAAGGACGATGGTTCTGGGAAACCCAAGAAGGGGAGGAAGGTTCAGTTTGATTCCGAAG GTCTCGGGGATGGAATTTTCTGGTTTTCATCTGGCAGCAAAGCAGACAGCTTGTTGAAAATGTCCGTCTCCGAATTCATCATTTTCGGGCTGTTTCTGTGGATTTATTGCTTGGCAGTTCCATGTGGCTTCGGTTGCTTGCGATGTGTTATTTGCTACTTACTGCGTGCTGATTATTTTGTCCTGGCAATCTGTGTATTTTCCTTAGTGAATTTGGGCAAAGGAGGGAAAGGAGATAAGACTGGCAGGGCTGCCAAAAGTTCCGCTCCCAAAGAACAGCCTCCTCTGGAGCTCAGAGTTGAGCAGG AACTCCCAAAACATGCCAAATGTCTGATGGACTGTGAAGCTGCTGAAATCTTACAAGGAATCCAGGAGCAAATGGTTGTATTGTCTGAGGATCCAACGGTCAAAATTCCTGTGTAA
- the LOC120289334 gene encoding senescence-specific cysteine protease SAG39-like, with the protein MGSFRNQYFILVPLVFLLGAWAHQAAGRTLQRDDPVYEMHGQWMARYGRVYKDVEERQSRFEIFKANVQAIESFNQANDKPYRLGVNHFADLTNEEFKARNRFKSHMCATEAASFRYENITTVPSSMDWRKKGAVTPVKNQGQCGCCWAFSAVAAVEGINEITTGKLISLSEQELVDCDVGGQDQGCEGGWMDSAFQFVEKHGLTTETNYPYKGTDGKCNVKSESNRAVIIKGYEDVPANSEGALLKAVANQPVSVAIDAGGFDFQFYSSGVFTGACGTELDHGVTAVGYGTSDDGTKFWLVKNSWGEEWGEKGYIRMQRDVSAKEGLCGIAMKASYPTA; encoded by the exons ATGGGATCGTTTAGAAACCAATATTTCATTCTGGTGCCTTTGGTCTTCCTTTTGGGAGCTTGGGCTCATCAAGCCGCCGGTCGCACCCTCCAGCGAGACGATCCCGTGTACGAGATGCATGGGCAATGGATGGCCCGTTACGGGCGTGTGTACAAGGATGTGGAAGAAAGGCAAAGCCGTTTCGAGATATTTAAGGCAAATGTGCAAGCAATCGAGTCGTTCAATCAGGCAAACGACAAGCCTTACAGGCTCGGCGTCAATCACTTCGCCGACCTCACGAATGAAGAATTCAAGGCAAGGAACCGATTCAAGTCACACATGTGCGCCACCGAGGCCGCCTCTTTCAGGTACGAAAACATCACCACGGTACCTTCTAGCATGGACTGGAGAAAGAAAGGAGCTGTGACACCGGTTAAGAACCAAGGCCAATGTG GATGTTGCTGGGCTTTTTCAGCCGTGGCAGCTGTGGAAGgaatcaatgaaataaccacGGGTAAGCTGATTTCTCTTTCCGAGCAAGAGTTGGTCGACTGCGACGTCGGTGGCCAGGACCAGGGATGCGAAGGCGGTTGGATGGATAGCGCATTCCAATTTGTTGAGAAGCACGGCCTCACAACCGAGACGAACTATCCCTACAAGGGCACGGACGGCAAATGCAATGTCAAATCGGAATCCAACCGTGCCGTGATCATAAAGGGATATGAAGACGTTCCCGCCAACAGCGAGGGGGCATTGCTAAAGGCAGTTGCTAACCAGCCAGTTTCCGTGGCCATCGATGCCGGAGGATTCGATTTCCAATTCTACTCTAGCGGTGTGTTCACCGGGGCTTGTGGGACCGAATTGGACCACGGTGTTACCGCCGTCGGATACGGGACAAGTGATGATGGCACCAAATTTTGGCTGGTGAAGAACTCGTGGGGCGAGGAATGGGGCGAGAAAGGATACATAAGGATGCAGAGAGACGTCAGTGCGAAGGAAGGCCTCTGCGGCATCGCGATGAAGGCCTCTTATCCTACCGCGTAG